AATACATTCTAGAAAATTCAGCTATTAAATTATATAGATACTCCATCATAGGATATAAATCATTTATCTCAGATAAGTATCTATCCATACTTTTACCTAAAATCTCTTTTTTCAATGATTTATCTATAATATCCTTATAACTATTCCTTAGCTTTTGTACTTCGTCCTTAAGTTCTTCGTTTACATCTTTTGGCACTCTTTTAAGCCTGTCATGTGTAATACCTTCTAATCTTTCGTTGAAAACAGATATTCCATGTTTCTTTAAGCATTCTTCCAAGCTCTTTATGTTTTGTAAATCATTTTCTAGTGCTTCTAAGTAAACAGTAGGTCCATTTGCCTTGTTACAAGCTTTTATTGATCCATTAATTAATTCCTTCGCCCCACTTAAATCGATTATTATACTGTCTTTTATAGTTTCCATCCATATACTATCTTCTAGCTCATCCTCTGTCATATTAAACATTTGTACCATATCCTTTAACCATTCTTCTGGATAAGGTTTACTTTGTATAAAATAGTATATTTTAAGTATCAAGTCTTCAAGCTTTGCATCATTTTTATTACCTCCAAAGCTCTCAACCAGATTTATAAAGCTTTCATGACCTTTTTCGTACTCTGTTTCTAAAAGCTCTTCTAAAGAATCTTGTATCATAATTTGAAGCTCTGTAGTTTCTCCTATTTTAAAAGTAGGATCAATGCCTATAAGGTGAAAATGTCTTCGTAGTACATTTATACAAAAAGAATGCACTGTAGTAATATGTGATTTGTTAAGAAGTGTTATTTGCCTTCTTATCATTTCCTCATTTTCTCCACCATTTTCCGCTGCTTCCATTAGTGCTGATAATATTCTTTCTCTCATTTCACCTGCAGCAGCATTAGTAAAGGTTACTATTAGAAGCTTGTCTATATCTACCATGTCTTCAATGACTAATCTAATTATTCTCTCTACTAGGACAGCTGTCTTGCCAGAGCCAGCAGCAGCTGATACTAGCAGATTTTGTCCTCTTGATTTTATAGCATCAATTTGTGCATCAGTCCATTTTGGCATCTAATCCTCACCTCCAGTCTTTTCCTTTAGCTTTAATATTACATCCTCATCCTTTAATTTTTTAATATTTCTATATTTATTGTCCTCAAAGCTTGTTTCAAATTGGCATATAGATGAAAATTCACAATATGTACAAGATACATATTTATCTACCTTACAAGGCTCTATTCTTATTTTACCTTTTAATATTTCTTCTGCAATTTTAGCTATTAATCCCTTAACATGCTTAATAAGGTTGTCTAGATCCTCTTTATCTATAACTGAAGAGTTTTTGGAGAATTCACCATCTTTTTTAATGCTTACAGGTATAATGGATGATGAATTCATTTCTTCAATGTTTCTATCCATTGATTTTACTATATTTATATCCTTCAATATTATCCCATCTAGCTTAAGCTTTTTAGCTATTTCCTTTTCTATAGCTTCTAAATCCTCTTCATCAGACTCTATCATTGGGTCATCTATTCTAAAATAAAATACTCCTGCAGGATAAACCTGGTTTTTAATCAGCTTATCTCCATTTGAAATAATTGCATCTGCATAGACTAAGAGCTGGATTTGAAGACCATAATAAGCATCAGAAAGGTTAAAGGCCTTTGTTCCTGATTTGTAGTCAATTATCTTTACATAGCTTCCTTCTTCTCCTTCTAAAATATCTACTCTATCAATTCTCCCTTCTAGTCTTATTTCCTCGCCATTAGGAAGGTTTATGATAATAGGAGGGATTTTACTGTCAGGCCCTTCTCCAAAGCTAACCTCATGCTGAATTGGCGTGAAATCTCCACTTCTTATATGCTCTGTTATTGTCCACAATGCTCTTTTGCTTATTCTTTTAAGCCTGTTGATCATATATTTATATCTATGAGTGCTTAAGAGTACACCATGCTGGAACTCATCTATCATCTTATCTAATACTTTTTCAACAATCTCATCTGATTTTTCTCTGCTGAGCTGATCCCAACTTAATTTCTCTATTGAAAGCTCCTTTGAAAACTCCTCTATAGAATTATGATATAGCATACCTACGTCAGGGTTTTTAATCTCATAAATCTTTCTTTCCTCAGGCTTTAAGCCATATTTAATAAAATGAGAATATGGACAGTTTACATAGGTTTCTAATCTTGAAATACTTGATCTAAATGGGAACTGATAAATCTGTCTAGAATATCCTTCTTCTATACTCTCTTGTTGATTGTTATGAAATAGTCCCTCAATGGCTAGATTAAGCTTTTCTCTCCATTTCTCTTCATTATAATACCAGTCATAAACCTCCCACCAAATTTTTTCAATTTTGTTTCCATCTAATTTATTTCTTAAATTTTCTACTAGATATTTAAATGTAGATATAGGTGTAGCTATTAATTTTAGCTCCTTTTCTTCATCCTTAACCACATCACTATCTATAGTTAAATTGGGATATACTTTCTTTAATCTATCTACTATCATTGAAGGCCTTAGGGTCTTACCCTCACTATCTCCTAATGCATAGCTAATAAATAAATATTCGCTAGGCTTTGTAAAGGAGGTATATATAGAAAACTCCTCCTCACGTGCTTTACTTTCACTATCAGAAGAGATATTTAACCCTAGACTTTTCATTTCTGTTTTCTCTTCATCTAATAATAAACCCTCTTCTCCTACAGAAGATGGGAGTATTCCATCATTCACACCTACTACAAACAGTGCTTTTATATCATGGCTTCTAGATCTATCTAGATTCCCTATTAGCACTTGATCCATTGTAGGCGGTATTATTCCTATTTGGTACTCTGAAAGTCCTGATTCTAATATTTTAATGTATTCTTTTATTGTTACTTTATTATCCCCTAATATTTCTACTAATTGATCTAAAACTTCCATTACTATATTCCAAATTTGAGTGTTTTCGTTTACAAGCTCAAGGTATCCTTTTTCCTTTTGCTTATCTATTAATTTATTTAGTTTTTCCTCAATATTCATATGGGTTAAAAATTCAAACAAATACTTTGTTAAATCATCAATTGAGTTTTTATTTTTAATTCTTCTCTTAAATTTTATAATATGCTCAGTAAATTTTTCTCGTATTTCATTGATTTCTTCTAGATTTTCTCCTTCATAGCTGAAATCTTCAAGCCATTTATCACCAAATATGCCGAATCTAAGTACATAATTTTCTAATCTTTCATATTCATTCTTATTTAAATTGCTAAAGCCTGTTTTAATAAATCTAAAAACATCTTCATATCTAAAATTCCTTGATATAATTTCAAGACCGGAAATTATGAATTTAACTATCGGATTGTTCATTATACTTCTTTTTTCGTCTATAAAATATGGTATTCCATATTCACTAAAAACTCTTTTGATTGTAGGTGAATAAATGTCTATTTGATTACATACTACAGCCATATCTCTCCATCTATAATCCTTATCCCTTGCAAGTGATACTATCTGAGATGCTACATTTTCCATTTCATTGTATTGATTCATGCTGTAAAAAACTTTTACTCTTTCTGTGTTTTTTTCATATCTCTTATATGGATATGAAAAAAGTTCATTTTCAATATGTCTAATCTCAACATTTTTATATGATTCCTTATTATCTAATATAGTCTTTCTTTCTTCTACACCATTTTCTTGAGCCATATTTCTTAGCCTTTGATATGTAGTATCTGTAGGGCTAAACAAGCTTGAATCTCTAGGGTTTACAATATCTAGAGTAAGAGCAATGTTTAGCTTTTGACTTTTTAGCATAAGCTTTTCTAATATTTTATATTCTAATGCTGAAAATCCATTAAAACCATCCACCCATATTTCAGCATCATCAAAATAGCTTGAATCATCTAGTTTTTCTATTACTAGATTCATTTTATCCTCATCATCAGTATATCTCCCCTTCATATATTCGCTGAACTTATGGTATATGAGGTGAATATCCTCTAGCTTTCTTTTTAACATGTTATCACAGGGGATAGCATCTGCCTTCTCTCTAATTAGATTCAATGAAATATCATCTTTCTTAAGCTCAGATATTAATTGGCTAAAGCTTGATAAAAATCCATCCTGGCCAGATGCCTTGCTAAATACTGTCAAGTCTTTAGCGTTTTCTTCAAATATTTTTCTCAGAACCATTATTTTACCTAGTTCATTTATAACAGGCTTTTTTATACCTCCCGTTTCATTGAGTATCTTGTGACCTAGCCTTTGAAAGCTAAGTACTTCAACTCTCATAATTCCCTCAAGATTTTTCTTAAATATTAAATCAGCCTCAGCCTGTAATGTAAACTGCTCTGGAACAATAAGGATGAGTCTATGATTACTCTTTTCTTTAAGTCTATATTCAACCTCATCTAATATACGATGAGTCTTGCCTGAACCTGCTCTACCTAATATAAATCTAATCTTCACTTATATCACCTCATCTTTTAAACCTAATGGATTATATTCTATTTTTTTTAATCATATCCTTTTAAAAATATTTGGATATATTGTATTAAAATTATAAAAAGGATGAGCTAAATGTCATCCTATTTTAGTATATCTATACTTAATGTATCTACCCAAACGATATCCTTTGGGTTTACATTCAGATAAATCTTTATATATTCGCAATTACTTGTTTTTACCTCAA
The sequence above is drawn from the Proteiniborus ethanoligenes genome and encodes:
- the addB gene encoding helicase-exonuclease AddAB subunit AddB; this translates as MKIRFILGRAGSGKTHRILDEVEYRLKEKSNHRLILIVPEQFTLQAEADLIFKKNLEGIMRVEVLSFQRLGHKILNETGGIKKPVINELGKIMVLRKIFEENAKDLTVFSKASGQDGFLSSFSQLISELKKDDISLNLIREKADAIPCDNMLKRKLEDIHLIYHKFSEYMKGRYTDDEDKMNLVIEKLDDSSYFDDAEIWVDGFNGFSALEYKILEKLMLKSQKLNIALTLDIVNPRDSSLFSPTDTTYQRLRNMAQENGVEERKTILDNKESYKNVEIRHIENELFSYPYKRYEKNTERVKVFYSMNQYNEMENVASQIVSLARDKDYRWRDMAVVCNQIDIYSPTIKRVFSEYGIPYFIDEKRSIMNNPIVKFIISGLEIISRNFRYEDVFRFIKTGFSNLNKNEYERLENYVLRFGIFGDKWLEDFSYEGENLEEINEIREKFTEHIIKFKRRIKNKNSIDDLTKYLFEFLTHMNIEEKLNKLIDKQKEKGYLELVNENTQIWNIVMEVLDQLVEILGDNKVTIKEYIKILESGLSEYQIGIIPPTMDQVLIGNLDRSRSHDIKALFVVGVNDGILPSSVGEEGLLLDEEKTEMKSLGLNISSDSESKAREEEFSIYTSFTKPSEYLFISYALGDSEGKTLRPSMIVDRLKKVYPNLTIDSDVVKDEEKELKLIATPISTFKYLVENLRNKLDGNKIEKIWWEVYDWYYNEEKWREKLNLAIEGLFHNNQQESIEEGYSRQIYQFPFRSSISRLETYVNCPYSHFIKYGLKPEERKIYEIKNPDVGMLYHNSIEEFSKELSIEKLSWDQLSREKSDEIVEKVLDKMIDEFQHGVLLSTHRYKYMINRLKRISKRALWTITEHIRSGDFTPIQHEVSFGEGPDSKIPPIIINLPNGEEIRLEGRIDRVDILEGEEGSYVKIIDYKSGTKAFNLSDAYYGLQIQLLVYADAIISNGDKLIKNQVYPAGVFYFRIDDPMIESDEEDLEAIEKEIAKKLKLDGIILKDINIVKSMDRNIEEMNSSSIIPVSIKKDGEFSKNSSVIDKEDLDNLIKHVKGLIAKIAEEILKGKIRIEPCKVDKYVSCTYCEFSSICQFETSFEDNKYRNIKKLKDEDVILKLKEKTGGED